The Daucus carota subsp. sativus chromosome 9, DH1 v3.0, whole genome shotgun sequence genome window below encodes:
- the LOC108202929 gene encoding LOW QUALITY PROTEIN: DEAD-box ATP-dependent RNA helicase 3, chloroplastic (The sequence of the model RefSeq protein was modified relative to this genomic sequence to represent the inferred CDS: substituted 3 bases at 3 genomic stop codons), protein MASSSSIINISSSIIHQTPLREFSKKPTSIFPFSSQKLTHFSSLKASFSRLKQSNRCGCSSFVASAIATPNSSVLSEEAFRGLGRYEKDDDLNVSESEEYESDVGFVASDVSSDELAITKLGLPEKLVQTLAARGITELFPIQXAVLVPALEGKDLIARAKTGTGKTLAFGIPIIKRLTEDDQERGSQRRSRLPRALVLAPTRELAKQVENEIKESAPYLNTVCVYGGVSYTQQQGALSRGVDVVVGTPGRIIDLIERNTLKLGEVEFLVLDETDQMLAVGFEEAVEMILEKIPVKRQSMLFSATMPSWVKQLSRKYLNSPMTIDLVGNQDEKLAEGIKLYALASTSTSKRAILSDLVTVYAKGGKTIIFTQTKRDADEVSLALTNSIASEALHGDISQHQRERTLNGFSQGKFNVLVATDVASRGLDIPNVDLIIHYELPNDAETFVHXSGRTGRAGKEGSAILMYTNNEKRKVRFIERDVGCKFELISPPAVEEVLESSAEQVIVTLGGVHPASVEFFTPTAQKLIYEQGTGALAAAIAQLSGFSRPPSSXSLISYEQGKVTLQLTRDPAYARGFLSAGSVIGFLSSIYTTAADEIGKIHMIADERVQGAVFDLPEEVAKELLEKQIPPGNTITKITKLPALQDDGPSNDNYGRYSNRGGGMRGGGSRGGRGYGSSRGRSGGRFSDGDERRGGGWGAGRDGARGGSWGAGRDGARGSGGSSWSRTSRSSGSDWLISDRRSSRSPSYGDSDRSFGGACFTCGQSGHRASECPKKLGF, encoded by the exons ATGGCTTCTTCTTCATCAATCATCAACATCTCTTCTTCAATTATTCACCAAACCCCTCTTCGAGAATTCTCAAAAAAACCCACCTCAATCTTTCCCTTTTCTTCCCAGAAATTGACTCATTTCTCATCTTTAAAAGCCTCTTTTTCTCGTTTAAAACAGTCTAATAGATGTGGGTgttcttcatttgttgcatctgCAATTGCTACACCCAATTCATCTGTTTTGAGTGAAGAGGCTTTTAGGGGTCTTGGTAGGTATGAGAAAGATGATGACTTGAATGTGAGTGAGAGTGAGGAGTATGAAAGTGATGTTGGGTTTGTGGCAAGTGATGTTAGTAGTGATGAACTTGCGATTACTAAGTTGGGTTTGCCTGAAAAGCTTGTTCAGACTCTTGCTGCTAGAGGAATTACTGAGCTTTTCCCGATTCaa TGAGCTGTACTAGTGCCTGCGCTGGAAGGAAAAGATCTTATTGCTCGTGCAAAGACCGGAACTGGGAAAACACTGGCATTTGGTATACCAATCATCAAGCGTCTTACTGAGGATGACCAGGAAAGAGGGTCTCAGAG GCGGTCTAGGCTTCCCAGGGCATTGGTTCTTGCACCAACAAGGGAACTGGCAAAGCAAGTAGAAAATGAAATCAAGGAATCTGCACCATATTTGAACACAGTTTGTGTGTATGGAGGAGTTTCATACACCCAACAGCAAGGTGCACTCTCACGTGgagttgatgttgttgttggAACTCCAGGTAGAATTATTGATCTAATAGAACGTAACACCCTCAAATTGGGGGAGGTTGAATTCTTGGTCCTTGATGAAACCGATCAAATGCTTGCTGTCGGTTTTGAGGAAGCTGTGGAGATGATTCTAGAAAAGATTCCTGTGAAGAGACAGAGTATGCTTTTCTCCGCAACAATGCCTAGTTGGGTGAAACAACTttcaagaaaatatttaaatagtcCTATGACCATAGATCTG GTTGGTAATCAAGATGAAAAATTGGCAGAGGGGATCAAACTTTATGCCTTAGCATCCACTTCAACTTCAAAGCGTGCTATTCTGAGTGATCTTGTAACA GTGTATGCAAAGGGTGGGAAAACTATTATTTTTACACAAACCAAACGAGATGCTGATGAAGTCTCATTAGCATTGACAAATAGCATTGCTTCAGAGGCTCTGCATGGTGATATATCTCAACACCAGAGGGAGAGAACTCTAAATGGATTTAGTCAGGGAAAATTTAATGTGCTTGTTGCCACTGATGTTGCATCTCGCGGGCTTGATATTCCCAATGTCGATTTA ATTATCCACTATGAACTACCCAATGACGCGGAGACGTTTGTTCATTGATCTGGCCGCACGGGACGTGCAGGAAAAGAAGGTTCTGCAATTTTGATGTACACTAATAATGAGAAGAGAAAAGTCAGATTTATTGAGCGTGATGTTGGATGTAAGTTTGAGCTTATTAGTCCACCGGCTGTTGAAGAGGTGTTAGAGTCATCAGCTGAGCAAGTTATTGTCACCCTTGGTGGAGTTCATCCTGCGTCCGTGGAGTTCTTCACGCCAACTGCACAAAAATTGATATATGAACAGGGGACTGGTGCACTTGCTGCTGCAATAGCACAGTTGAGTGGTTTTTCGCGTCCTCCCTCATCTTGATCTCTGATATCGTATGAACAG GGAAAAGTCACACTTCAGTTGACACGTGATCCTGCTTATGCTAGAGGGTTCTTATCTGCCGGATCTGTCATTGGATTTTTATCTTCAATATACACAACAGCAGCTGATGAGATAGGAAAAATACACATGATTGCAGATGAAAGG gtTCAAGGTGCTGTTTTCGATCTCCCTGAGGAGGTTGCCAAAGAGTTGCTTGAAAAGCAAATACCACCTGGGAACACCATTACTAAGATTACCAAG TTGCCTGCTTTGCAAGATGATGGGCCATCAAACGATAATTATGGCAGATACTCCAACAGAGGGGGTGGTATGCGAGGAGGAGGATCTAGGGGTGGGAGGGGTTATGGTAGCTCCCGTGGCAGGAGTGGGGGTCGATTTTCTGATGGTGACGAGAGGCGAGGTGGTGGCTGGGGTGCCGGTCGTGATGGTGCACGAGGTGGTAGCTGGGGTGCAGGTCGTGATGGTGCACGAGGTAGTGGTGGCAGTAGTTGGTCAAGAACTTCAAGAAGCAGCGGGAGTGATTGGCTGATCAGTGATAGAAGATCTTCACGCTCACCATCTTATGGAGATAGCGACAG GAGCTTTGGGGGTGCGTGTTTTACCTGCGGACAGTCTGGGCATAGGGCATCAGAATGCCCCAAGAAGCTAGGTTTTTAG